A single Chryseobacterium sp. DNA region contains:
- a CDS encoding Na+/H+ antiporter — protein sequence MVENFIYYLGLVLAIIGSIMLANRLKVAYPIILVVAGLLISFIPGLPVIKIDPELIFIIFLPPLLYEAAFAVSWKEIWKLRRIITSFAFVVVFLTAISVAFVANLYIPGFSLALGFVLGGIVSPPDAVSAGAILKFVKVPKNAATVLEGESLFNDASSLIIFRFAMVAVATGQFIWQDAALSFGWMVFGGLGIGIILAFVFLKIEKIFPTDVNMDAILSLVAPYVMYIAAEEVHASGVLAVVSGGLFLSVRRHEIFRTSESRLRGSNVWGSFVFLINGIVFLLIGLDLPEIMVGLNKEGISLSEAVSYGLLITAVLIIVRFIASFGAVFITLIMRNFINVADRDPGMKAPILMGWTGMRGVVSLAAALSIPVIMENGQPFPHRDLILFITFVVILVTLILQGLTLPALIKKLKLSDSNGGYLSEEESEHFLRKEMRRVAFNYLDENYKERRNENEYFNRLMDRWEQEDQEDSVHKLSDEAKEIYFETLEQQRIWLREENRRNPNIDEEYIRHYLTRLDLEEERLRM from the coding sequence ATGGTGGAGAATTTTATTTATTATTTAGGACTCGTCCTGGCCATTATTGGGTCTATTATGCTGGCTAATCGTTTGAAAGTGGCATACCCCATTATATTGGTTGTGGCAGGGCTGCTGATCAGTTTTATTCCCGGGCTGCCGGTGATAAAAATTGATCCGGAACTTATATTTATTATCTTTCTGCCTCCGCTGCTGTATGAAGCGGCCTTTGCGGTATCGTGGAAGGAAATATGGAAACTGAGGCGCATCATTACCAGTTTTGCCTTTGTGGTTGTTTTCCTTACGGCCATATCGGTGGCTTTTGTAGCGAATTTGTATATCCCCGGATTTTCACTGGCATTAGGTTTTGTATTGGGAGGAATTGTATCTCCGCCGGATGCGGTGAGTGCCGGAGCTATTTTAAAATTTGTAAAGGTTCCCAAAAATGCAGCCACTGTTTTAGAAGGGGAAAGCCTGTTCAATGACGCTTCTTCTCTTATCATATTCCGGTTTGCAATGGTGGCTGTGGCTACCGGGCAGTTTATCTGGCAGGATGCAGCTTTAAGTTTTGGATGGATGGTCTTTGGAGGCCTTGGAATAGGGATTATACTGGCATTTGTCTTCCTTAAGATTGAAAAAATATTTCCTACCGATGTCAATATGGATGCCATACTCAGTCTTGTAGCTCCCTATGTGATGTATATCGCTGCTGAGGAAGTTCATGCCTCCGGTGTACTGGCGGTTGTAAGCGGCGGGTTATTTCTTTCTGTGAGGAGACATGAAATTTTCCGGACTTCAGAATCCAGGCTGAGAGGCTCTAATGTATGGGGGAGTTTCGTATTTCTTATCAACGGAATCGTATTTTTGCTGATCGGGTTGGATCTTCCGGAAATTATGGTAGGTTTGAATAAAGAGGGAATAAGTCTTTCTGAAGCAGTCTCCTATGGATTATTGATTACAGCAGTATTGATTATTGTGCGTTTTATTGCTTCTTTTGGAGCGGTATTCATCACCTTGATCATGCGGAATTTTATTAACGTAGCCGACAGAGATCCGGGCATGAAAGCTCCCATACTGATGGGCTGGACAGGAATGCGCGGGGTGGTTTCTCTGGCAGCGGCCTTATCCATTCCGGTCATTATGGAAAACGGACAGCCTTTTCCGCATCGTGATCTTATTCTCTTCATTACTTTTGTCGTAATCCTGGTTACTTTGATTCTTCAGGGGCTCACATTACCGGCATTGATCAAGAAACTCAAATTATCCGATTCTAACGGCGGATATCTATCTGAGGAAGAATCAGAACATTTTTTACGAAAAGAGATGCGTCGCGTCGCGTTCAACTATCTTGATGAAAATTATAAAGAACGGAGAAATGAGAACGAATATTTTAACCGTCTGATGGACCGCTGGGAACAGGAAGATCAGGAAGATTCGGTTCATAAGCTGTCTGATGAAGCCAAAGAAATTTATTTTGAGACCCTCGAACAGCAGCGGATCTGGCTTCGGGAAGAAAACAGGCGCAATCCGAATATCGACGAAGAGTATATCAGACATTATTTAACAAGACTGGATCTGGAAGAAGAGAGACTTAGGATGTAA
- a CDS encoding MBL fold metallo-hydrolase, producing the protein MNLVKQLGQFPDEKRKEYFSTLSNYNNGKFQNILITPALLEGESMTKALLGTLRKIENTSPRTTLPFVITDLKNLQPQENVLVWFGHSSYFIQIDGKRFLIDPVFSGNASPMPGSVKAFQGADYYKPEHMPDIDFLLISHDHWDHLDYKTVQALKNKVGTVICGLGTGQHFEYWGWPSEKIVEKNWWESVDIADGFKITLTPARHFSGRLLNRNISLWTSFVLKTPSMNLFLGGDSGYGNHFTEIGEQYGPFDLAVMECGQYNEKWPYIHSLPEQIITEVKELKAKNFIPVHHSKFKLSQHTWYEPLELVSKYAEENHQPITLPVIGEKVNLHKLYTAPWKKWWEEYI; encoded by the coding sequence ATGAATTTAGTAAAACAGCTCGGGCAATTCCCTGATGAAAAAAGAAAAGAATATTTCAGTACACTTTCCAATTACAATAACGGAAAGTTTCAGAATATCCTCATTACACCGGCTTTATTGGAAGGTGAGAGTATGACAAAGGCTCTTCTGGGAACCTTACGTAAAATAGAAAATACCTCCCCCCGCACAACGCTCCCGTTTGTGATCACAGACTTGAAAAATCTTCAGCCTCAAGAAAATGTTCTGGTATGGTTTGGACACAGTTCGTATTTCATCCAGATCGATGGTAAACGCTTTTTGATAGATCCTGTTTTCAGCGGGAATGCTTCTCCCATGCCCGGGTCCGTAAAAGCATTTCAGGGAGCAGACTATTATAAACCTGAGCACATGCCGGATATCGACTTTTTACTGATCTCCCATGATCATTGGGATCACCTGGATTATAAGACCGTTCAGGCTTTGAAAAATAAAGTGGGAACGGTTATCTGTGGTTTAGGAACAGGGCAGCACTTTGAATATTGGGGATGGCCTTCAGAAAAAATTGTAGAGAAGAACTGGTGGGAAAGTGTTGATATTGCAGACGGTTTTAAGATTACGCTGACACCGGCAAGACATTTTTCCGGAAGATTATTGAACAGAAATATATCACTCTGGACTTCCTTTGTATTGAAAACTCCAAGCATGAATTTATTTTTAGGAGGAGACAGCGGCTATGGTAATCACTTTACCGAAATAGGAGAGCAGTATGGTCCGTTTGATCTGGCAGTCATGGAATGTGGACAATACAATGAAAAATGGCCCTACATCCATTCTCTGCCGGAACAGATCATTACTGAGGTGAAGGAACTGAAAGCTAAAAACTTTATTCCCGTGCACCATTCAAAATTTAAATTGTCTCAGCACACCTGGTACGAACCTCTGGAGTTGGTTTCAAAATACGCGGAGGAAAATCATCAGCCTATTACATTGCCTGTTATAGGGGAAAAAGTGAACTTACATAAGCTTTATACTGCACCCTGGAAAAAATGGTGGGAAGAATACATCTGA